Proteins co-encoded in one Ciconia boyciana unplaced genomic scaffold, ASM3463844v1 HiC_scaffold_41, whole genome shotgun sequence genomic window:
- the LOC140645916 gene encoding olfactory receptor 14C36-like, protein MSNGSSITEFLLLAFADTRELQLLTFCLFLGIYLATLLGNGLIITAVACDHRLHTPMYFFLLNLSLLDLGSISTTLPKAMANSLWGNRAISYLGCAAQVFLFVFFISAEYFLLTVMAYDRYIAICKPLHYGSLLDSRACIKMAAAAWGSGFFYAFLHTANTFSLPLCQGNAVDQLFCELPQILKLSCSDAYLREFRLLVFSAFAFLGCFVFIVLSYVQIFRAVLRIPSEQGKHKAFSTCLPHLAVVSLFLSTATFAYLKPPSISSPSLNLMVAGLYSVVPPAVNPLIYSMRNQELKEAVWKLMTECFPEAVECPSSSTYDS, encoded by the coding sequence ATGTCCAATGGCAGCTCCATCACCgagttcctcctcctggcatttgcagacacacgggagctgcagctcttgaccttctgtctcttcctgggcatctacctggctACCCTCCTGGGCAACGGCCTCATCATCACCGCCGTAGCCTGTGACCACcgcctccacacccccatgtacttcttcctcctcaacctctccctcctcgacctgggctccatctccaccactCTCCCCAAAGCCATGGCCAATTCCCTGTGGGGCAACAGGGCCATCTCCTATTTGGGATGTGCTGCACAggtctttctgtttgtctttttcatttcagcagagtATTTTCTTCTCACCGTCATGGCCTACGACCGCTAcattgccatctgcaaacccctGCACTACGGGAGCCTCCTGGACAGCAGAGCTTGTATCaagatggcagcagctgcctggggcagtggttTCTTCTATGCTTTTCTGCACACTGCCAATACGTTTTCACTACCACTCTGCCAAGGAAATGCTGTGGACCAGTTATTCTGTGAACTTCcccagatcctcaagctctcctgctcagatGCCTACCTCAGGGAGTTTAGACTTCTTGTGTTTAgtgcttttgcctttttggggtgttttgttttcattgtgctgtcctatgtgcagatcttcagggctgtgctgaggatcccctctgagcaggggaagcacaaagccttttccacgtgcctccctcacctggctGTGGTCTCTCTGTTTTTGAGCACCGCCACGTTTGCCTACCTGAagcccccctccatctcctccccatccctgaaTCTAATGGTTGCTGGTCTGTACTCGGTGGTGCCTCCAGCAGTCaaccccctcatctacagcatgaggaaccagGAGCTCAAGGAAGCAGTGTGGAAACTGATGACTGAATGTTTTCCAGAAGCTGTAGAGTGTCCATCTTCTTCAACATATGACTCATAG